One Leifsonia shinshuensis DNA window includes the following coding sequences:
- a CDS encoding LacI family DNA-binding transcriptional regulator, translating into MVTIRDVAERAGVALGTASRVLSGSAHTSPESRARVLAAAAELRYVTHAPARSLRRAKTDVLGLLVSDIRNPFFSELAHAAEQAARQAGYTVLLANANEDERQADEYLRTFASQRVDGLLLAPQSGLSAEVASVVASGMPLVLLNRTIEGLDAPMYGTDNAGGVRQVLDWLQKRGHSEVAFVGGPSAFSTGAERLAAYREGREAHGISTDEALIDIGDFRAEGGESAMLRILDRGLTPTAVFGANGRTTLGIVRALHRRLGEEGSHQVEVVSFDDLEWFEFATPQISAVRNNAAEIGRLGVRGLLDLIEGREAESQRVATTFIDRSGEAA; encoded by the coding sequence GTGGTCACGATCCGGGACGTCGCCGAGCGTGCGGGGGTCGCCCTCGGCACCGCGTCGCGGGTGCTCAGCGGGAGCGCCCACACCTCGCCGGAGTCGCGCGCCCGGGTGCTCGCGGCGGCCGCGGAGCTGCGCTACGTCACGCACGCTCCCGCGCGGTCGCTGCGCCGCGCGAAGACCGACGTGCTGGGCCTGCTGGTCTCCGACATCCGGAACCCGTTCTTCTCCGAGCTCGCGCACGCCGCGGAGCAGGCGGCGCGGCAGGCCGGCTACACCGTGCTGCTCGCCAACGCCAACGAGGACGAGCGTCAGGCCGACGAGTACCTGCGCACCTTCGCGTCGCAGCGTGTGGACGGGCTCCTGCTCGCGCCGCAGAGCGGACTGTCGGCCGAGGTCGCGTCGGTCGTGGCCTCCGGCATGCCGCTCGTTCTGCTGAACCGCACCATCGAGGGCCTCGACGCTCCGATGTACGGCACGGACAACGCCGGCGGCGTGCGGCAGGTGCTGGACTGGCTGCAGAAGCGCGGCCACAGCGAGGTCGCCTTCGTCGGCGGCCCCTCGGCATTCTCGACCGGCGCCGAGCGGCTGGCCGCCTACCGGGAGGGGCGCGAGGCGCACGGGATCAGCACGGACGAGGCGCTCATCGACATCGGCGACTTCCGCGCGGAGGGCGGTGAGTCCGCGATGCTGCGGATCCTGGACAGAGGCCTGACCCCGACGGCGGTCTTCGGCGCGAACGGGCGCACCACCCTGGGCATCGTCCGCGCGCTGCACCGGCGCCTCGGCGAGGAGGGGTCGCACCAGGTGGAGGTCGTGTCGTTCGACGACCTGGAGTGGTTCGAGTTCGCGACGCCGCAGATCAGCGCGGTGCGGAACAACGCGGCCGAGATCGGCCGGCTCGGCGTGCGTGGGCTCCTCGACCTCATCGAGGGACGCGAGGCGGAGTCGCAGCGCGTCGCGACGACCTTCATCGACCGGTCGGGCGAAGCGGCCTGA
- a CDS encoding purine-cytosine permease family protein: protein MTRERIGAEEFVDVSTQPETRGIEVIGDADRHGRARDLFFVWAAPGVSILNFTIGATLILLGLEIWQAVLVILAASLLWVFPGIIAASGPASGTSGSVVTRAMYGIIGNKLFVAFVGWFIGAVFLALTWLASSFMGADLLRRVGLSDPVWVPIGVTIVVSAVTIAVAIFGHALILRIYPVMAVLLFVIFVGVALFILPTVDWGYTAAHPLSGIALWSAITVGFTILASSPLSFINSPDLARYLPRSTKPSHIAAATALGGAVPFVVFTIVGVLLATGLKSGAFDAGIDVALFDLLPGWMGPLLVIGVVVNTIALNAMTAYSSSMSLQAIGFKLKRIPAAIIVGVVGTALTIYLVLSSSLLEAANLLLQFLVVVSGPAMAIFVVDVIRRRNVYDGLDLFDDRRGGRFWYTGGWSVPGITALVVGGVATALCLSTDVWTGAISGAIGHIDLSVPVGMTVSATIYALLGRTRLGEEGRL, encoded by the coding sequence ATGACCCGAGAACGGATCGGCGCCGAAGAATTCGTGGATGTGTCCACCCAACCCGAGACCCGCGGGATCGAGGTCATCGGCGACGCCGACCGGCACGGCCGGGCCCGCGATCTGTTCTTCGTCTGGGCGGCGCCGGGGGTGAGCATCCTCAACTTCACCATCGGCGCGACGCTCATCCTGCTCGGACTGGAGATCTGGCAGGCCGTCCTGGTGATTCTGGCCGCGTCGCTGCTCTGGGTGTTCCCCGGGATCATCGCCGCGAGCGGCCCCGCCTCCGGCACCTCGGGCTCGGTGGTCACCCGCGCCATGTACGGGATCATCGGCAACAAGCTGTTCGTCGCGTTCGTCGGCTGGTTCATCGGCGCGGTCTTCCTCGCGCTGACCTGGCTGGCGTCCTCCTTCATGGGCGCCGACCTGCTGCGGAGGGTCGGGCTGAGCGACCCGGTCTGGGTGCCCATCGGCGTGACGATCGTGGTCTCGGCGGTGACCATCGCGGTCGCGATCTTCGGGCACGCGCTCATCCTGCGCATCTACCCGGTCATGGCGGTGCTGCTGTTCGTGATCTTCGTCGGCGTCGCGCTCTTCATCCTGCCGACGGTGGACTGGGGCTACACGGCCGCGCACCCGCTGAGCGGCATCGCGCTGTGGTCGGCGATCACGGTCGGCTTCACGATCCTGGCCTCCTCGCCGCTGTCATTCATCAACAGCCCGGACCTCGCCCGCTACCTGCCGCGCTCGACCAAACCGTCGCACATCGCCGCGGCGACCGCCCTCGGCGGGGCCGTCCCGTTCGTCGTGTTCACCATCGTCGGCGTCCTGCTGGCGACCGGGCTGAAGTCGGGCGCCTTCGACGCCGGCATCGACGTGGCGCTGTTCGATCTGCTGCCGGGCTGGATGGGACCGCTGCTGGTCATCGGCGTCGTCGTCAACACCATCGCGCTCAACGCGATGACGGCCTACTCGTCGAGCATGTCGCTGCAGGCGATCGGCTTCAAGCTCAAGCGCATCCCGGCCGCGATCATCGTCGGCGTCGTCGGGACGGCGCTCACGATCTACCTGGTGCTGTCGTCCAGCCTCCTGGAGGCCGCCAACCTGCTGCTGCAGTTCCTGGTCGTGGTCTCCGGACCGGCCATGGCGATCTTCGTGGTCGACGTGATCCGCCGCCGCAACGTCTACGACGGTCTCGACCTGTTCGACGACCGGAGGGGAGGCCGGTTCTGGTACACCGGCGGCTGGAGCGTCCCGGGCATCACCGCCCTGGTGGTCGGCGGCGTCGCGACGGCGCTGTGCCTGTCGACCGATGTCTGGACCGGAGCCATCTCGGGCGCGATCGGCCACATCGACCTGTCCGTGCCGGTCGGGATGACCGTGAGCGCGACGATCTACGCACTGTTGGGCCGCACCCGGCTCGGAGAGGAGGGCCGGCTGTGA
- a CDS encoding arginase family protein produces MSTVVDQDPANPLSQMPRESGQAKTAGPTVTAFVDGVSGHNDRARHATLTLAKTLGRRLEAKVGVIGEGASQGQSLGWWAALDQARPELDALTERAEHSLRTAAFSAFCLTRNAAALATLPAVARAHPDAAIVWLGAHPCLHTPTTTRTGDLSGMALGGATGLWKSGHGGDVALSNVVLLGARDLDQAEKHIIANSPIRNIPAGPRMQEELAATIAGREVFVHFSADVLQPGIVLTDYQIANGLTIDNVVATARTLAGERVIGLQLSELEHDPTDRFNTSAQLVVEMLAPLLPRV; encoded by the coding sequence ATGAGCACCGTGGTCGACCAGGATCCGGCCAACCCTCTCTCTCAGATGCCGCGCGAGTCCGGCCAGGCGAAGACCGCCGGGCCGACCGTCACCGCGTTCGTGGACGGCGTCTCCGGCCACAACGACCGCGCCCGCCACGCCACCCTCACCCTCGCGAAGACGCTGGGCCGGCGGCTGGAGGCGAAGGTCGGCGTGATCGGCGAAGGCGCGTCGCAGGGGCAGAGCCTCGGCTGGTGGGCCGCGCTCGACCAGGCCCGGCCCGAGCTGGACGCCCTCACCGAGAGGGCGGAGCACTCGCTGCGGACCGCGGCGTTCAGCGCCTTCTGCCTGACCAGGAACGCCGCGGCCCTCGCGACCCTCCCCGCCGTCGCCCGGGCCCACCCGGACGCCGCGATCGTGTGGCTGGGCGCCCACCCGTGCCTGCACACCCCGACGACCACCCGCACCGGCGACCTCAGCGGGATGGCGCTCGGCGGGGCGACCGGGCTGTGGAAGTCCGGCCACGGCGGCGACGTCGCCCTCTCGAATGTGGTGCTGCTCGGCGCCCGCGACCTCGACCAGGCCGAGAAGCACATCATCGCCAACTCCCCCATCCGCAACATCCCGGCCGGACCGAGGATGCAGGAGGAGCTGGCGGCGACGATCGCCGGTCGCGAGGTGTTCGTGCACTTCTCCGCCGACGTCCTGCAGCCGGGCATCGTCCTGACCGACTACCAGATCGCGAACGGCCTGACCATCGACAACGTCGTGGCGACCGCCCGGACGCTCGCCGGCGAACGCGTGATCGGCCTCCAGCTCAGCGAGCTCGAACACGACCCGACCGACCGCTTCAACACGTCCGCCCAGCTCGTGGTGGAGATGCTGGCGCCGCTGCTGCCGCGGGTGTAG
- a CDS encoding amidohydrolase yields MTDQTLTTLYRNGRVFTADADPATAWAEAFVVTGDTISWVGPEEAAPSADRAVDLQGRLVLPGITDAHTHLLMMGAALGQVYLTDARDLGGILRLLVEAREAQPGAPVLRGRGWLFDAVPDGAPTAAMIDAVLPDIPVYLDANDYHSCWVNTAALAELGITRDTPDPIGGEIVRDADGEPTGLLLETAATQYAWTQRDEATTDADRDEHVERTIDAYLATGVAGVVDMAFDEFGLAALRRAQDRRGGELPLRVAAHWLITNTGDDAANLAQVERAAQLAAEPATPWLRVVGIKLILDGVIDACTAAMRQPYADGSNADPIWPLERLAPVVAAADAAGLQIAQHAIGDYASQLALDALEQAVAANGDRPRRHRIEHLEYAAPGTAERMARLGVTASMQPVHSDPAIFENWAEMLGDERVDRAFPWPEYEDAGALLAFSTDSPTAPHQALANLYVASTRASALDPSVPAVHPQYALPLERAVAHATRDAAASVGDGDWRGRIAPGYAADLAVLDADVFAEGASSLLRARVVETIVAGRTVFAG; encoded by the coding sequence GTGACCGACCAGACCCTGACCACGCTCTACCGCAACGGCCGCGTCTTCACGGCGGACGCGGACCCCGCCACGGCCTGGGCGGAAGCCTTCGTCGTGACCGGCGACACGATCAGCTGGGTGGGACCGGAGGAGGCCGCGCCCTCCGCCGACCGCGCCGTCGACCTCCAGGGCCGCCTGGTCCTCCCCGGGATCACCGACGCGCACACCCACCTGCTGATGATGGGCGCCGCGCTCGGCCAGGTCTACCTGACCGACGCGCGCGATCTCGGCGGCATCCTCCGGCTGCTCGTGGAGGCGCGCGAGGCTCAGCCCGGCGCGCCGGTGCTGCGCGGGCGCGGCTGGCTGTTCGACGCCGTCCCGGACGGCGCGCCGACCGCGGCGATGATCGACGCGGTCCTCCCGGACATCCCCGTCTACCTGGACGCCAACGACTACCACTCCTGCTGGGTGAACACCGCGGCGCTGGCCGAGCTCGGCATCACGCGCGACACCCCCGACCCGATCGGCGGCGAGATCGTGCGCGACGCGGACGGCGAGCCGACCGGCCTCCTGCTGGAGACCGCGGCGACGCAGTACGCGTGGACGCAGCGCGACGAGGCCACCACCGACGCCGACCGGGACGAGCACGTCGAGCGCACGATCGACGCCTACCTCGCGACCGGGGTCGCCGGCGTGGTCGACATGGCGTTCGACGAGTTCGGGCTCGCTGCGCTGAGGCGCGCGCAGGACCGGCGCGGGGGAGAGCTCCCGCTCCGCGTCGCCGCGCACTGGCTGATCACCAACACCGGCGACGATGCGGCCAATCTCGCGCAGGTCGAGCGGGCGGCGCAGCTCGCCGCCGAGCCGGCCACGCCGTGGCTGCGGGTCGTCGGCATCAAGCTCATCCTGGACGGCGTGATCGACGCCTGCACGGCGGCGATGCGGCAGCCGTACGCGGACGGCAGCAACGCCGACCCGATCTGGCCGCTGGAGCGGCTAGCGCCGGTCGTCGCCGCGGCGGACGCTGCCGGCCTCCAGATCGCGCAGCACGCGATCGGCGACTACGCGAGCCAGCTCGCCCTCGACGCGCTGGAGCAGGCGGTCGCGGCCAACGGCGACCGGCCGCGCCGGCACCGCATCGAGCACCTCGAGTACGCGGCGCCGGGGACGGCCGAGCGGATGGCGCGCCTCGGCGTGACCGCGTCGATGCAGCCGGTGCACTCCGATCCGGCGATCTTCGAGAACTGGGCGGAGATGCTGGGCGACGAGCGCGTCGACCGGGCGTTCCCGTGGCCGGAGTACGAGGACGCGGGCGCGCTGCTGGCGTTCTCGACCGACTCGCCGACCGCTCCGCACCAGGCGCTCGCCAACCTGTACGTGGCCTCCACCCGCGCGTCCGCGCTCGACCCGTCGGTGCCCGCTGTGCACCCGCAGTACGCGCTGCCGCTGGAGCGGGCCGTGGCCCACGCGACCAGGGATGCGGCCGCCTCGGTGGGCGACGGCGACTGGCGCGGCCGGATCGCGCCGGGGTACGCGGCCGACCTCGCGGTGCTCGACGCCGACGTCTTCGCGGAAGGCGCGTCGTCGCTGCTGCGGGCGCGCGTGGTCGAGACGATCGTGGCCGGGCGGACAGTGTTCGCGGGGTAG
- a CDS encoding sigma-70 family RNA polymerase sigma factor, with the protein MGVDAEGERWRPSGDDSAETDEWRRALTAGGAVQRAAEARLYELLLRVARGEVRRRSASLPFAGPELDDIAHQAAADAVVGVLRRLHEFRGESRFTTWVYTFAIFEVSTKIGRHYWQRRTLSLDAAGWDRLPDRLGISPEEAGMAAELIAALRRGIDTVLTRRQREVLLAVVVEGVPLEALAVARKTSRGALYKVLFDARGKLRRYLVTNHYLDDDGEEVT; encoded by the coding sequence ATGGGTGTCGACGCGGAGGGCGAACGCTGGCGCCCCTCCGGCGACGACAGCGCGGAGACGGACGAGTGGCGGCGGGCCCTCACCGCCGGTGGCGCCGTCCAGCGCGCGGCAGAGGCCCGGCTCTACGAACTGCTCCTGCGCGTGGCGCGCGGGGAGGTCCGCCGGCGGTCGGCGTCGCTGCCCTTCGCCGGTCCCGAGCTGGACGACATCGCGCACCAGGCGGCGGCCGACGCGGTCGTCGGCGTCCTGCGCCGCCTGCACGAGTTCCGCGGCGAGAGCCGCTTCACGACCTGGGTCTACACGTTCGCGATCTTCGAGGTCTCCACCAAGATCGGCCGGCACTACTGGCAGCGCCGGACGCTCTCCCTCGACGCGGCCGGCTGGGACCGCCTCCCTGACCGGCTGGGCATCTCGCCGGAGGAGGCCGGCATGGCGGCCGAGCTGATCGCGGCGCTGCGGCGCGGAATCGACACCGTCCTCACCCGCCGGCAGCGCGAGGTGCTGCTCGCCGTCGTGGTGGAGGGCGTCCCGCTCGAAGCCCTCGCGGTGGCGCGGAAGACCTCCCGCGGGGCGCTCTACAAGGTCCTCTTCGACGCGAGAGGGAAGTTACGGCGCTACCTTGTCACTAATCACTATCTGGACGACGACGGCGAGGAGGTGACATGA
- a CDS encoding TetR/AcrR family transcriptional regulator, translating to MESRATSESVREQDPATSRPRSRKPAEERREEILAAAAEIAIEEGLERITLRAVAARLGVRPGLISHYFPAAEDLVDEAFARAATIERERFFPTEGPALERLAHFVQHIDSGASWPLARLWLNARHLSRFTPSLEATLQEQDALDRSRLRAIVQEGVDAGVFAEVDPEWASIRILIAVDGSGSYVNSAGDLSNPAQVRFVADVVEWTLGLEAGALSRG from the coding sequence ATGGAGTCAAGAGCGACGTCCGAAAGTGTTCGCGAGCAGGACCCGGCCACGAGCCGGCCCCGCTCGCGCAAGCCCGCCGAGGAGCGCCGCGAGGAGATCCTCGCCGCTGCGGCCGAGATCGCGATCGAGGAGGGCCTGGAGCGGATCACGCTCCGCGCCGTCGCCGCCCGCCTCGGAGTGCGGCCCGGCCTGATCTCGCACTACTTCCCCGCCGCCGAGGACCTCGTCGACGAGGCCTTCGCGCGCGCGGCGACCATCGAGCGCGAGCGCTTCTTCCCGACAGAGGGGCCGGCGCTGGAGCGCCTTGCGCACTTCGTGCAGCACATCGACTCCGGGGCCTCGTGGCCGCTGGCCCGCTTGTGGCTGAACGCGCGCCACCTCTCCCGCTTCACACCCTCGCTGGAGGCGACGCTCCAGGAGCAGGACGCCCTCGACCGCTCCCGGCTGCGGGCCATCGTGCAGGAAGGGGTCGACGCCGGCGTGTTCGCCGAGGTCGACCCCGAGTGGGCGAGCATCCGCATCCTGATCGCGGTCGACGGAAGCGGCTCCTACGTCAACAGCGCCGGCGACCTCAGCAACCCGGCGCAGGTGCGCTTCGTCGCGGACGTCGTGGAGTGGACGCTGGGCCTGGAGGCAGGGGCGCTGAGCAGGGGTTAG
- a CDS encoding SRPBCC family protein, with amino-acid sequence MTGGRRLIGRLGVPLAPPEAFDLFTPVGEREWVHGWEPRFPRGMHDDTEPGTVFETEGHGRRTTWVVVSRDRPRSISYARVTPGDRAGTVTVRVAPAAGFAEVEVEYALTALVPEAEAGLAEFAAGYAEYLGEWEQAIAECVRRRA; translated from the coding sequence GTGACCGGCGGGCGGCGTCTCATCGGCCGGCTCGGCGTCCCGCTCGCGCCGCCGGAAGCGTTCGACCTCTTCACGCCGGTCGGAGAACGCGAGTGGGTCCACGGTTGGGAGCCGCGATTCCCGCGCGGGATGCACGACGACACCGAGCCGGGCACGGTGTTCGAGACGGAGGGGCACGGGCGGCGGACGACCTGGGTCGTCGTCTCCCGCGACCGCCCGAGGAGCATCTCCTACGCGCGCGTCACGCCCGGCGACCGGGCGGGCACGGTGACGGTGCGGGTGGCGCCGGCCGCCGGGTTCGCGGAGGTCGAGGTCGAGTACGCTCTGACGGCGCTGGTGCCGGAGGCGGAGGCCGGGCTTGCGGAGTTCGCCGCGGGCTACGCGGAGTATCTGGGAGAGTGGGAGCAGGCGATCGCGGAGTGCGTGCGCCGTCGCGCCTAA
- a CDS encoding lactonase family protein, with product MRTPTRLALASAVAVAATALFAGPALAATPGGAPDGAAHAGSAVFVQTDGLAGNAVVAYDRAADGTLHQAGTYPTGGLGGALDGSVVDHLASQGSLVLDRGLLYAVNAGSNTVTVFAVHGDQLVRREVIGSGGTFPVSVSAHGGLVYVLNARAGGAVQGYVRVADFLIRIPVWNRPLGLDPTATPEFTHTPGQVAFTPDGSKLVVTTKGNGSAIDVFAVDRLGGLSAHPVTNVEPGAVPFAVSFDAGGHLVVAEAGTNAVGTFAIAPNGVVTPIANAATGQAATCWIARAGSAFYASNAGSGTLSGYLDPGTGGLTALGTTAAGAGTVDATVTGDGGYLYVQTGAAGAVSGFRVNPGGGLTSVGSVLVPGAVGGEGIAAE from the coding sequence ATGAGAACACCAACTCGTCTCGCCCTCGCGTCGGCGGTCGCCGTCGCCGCGACGGCCCTGTTCGCGGGGCCCGCCCTCGCCGCGACCCCTGGCGGCGCCCCGGACGGCGCCGCCCACGCCGGCTCGGCGGTCTTCGTGCAGACCGACGGTCTCGCCGGCAACGCCGTCGTCGCATACGACCGCGCGGCCGACGGCACGCTGCACCAGGCCGGCACCTACCCGACCGGCGGCCTCGGCGGCGCCCTGGACGGCTCGGTGGTGGACCACCTCGCGTCGCAGGGCTCGCTCGTGCTCGACCGCGGCCTCCTCTACGCGGTCAACGCCGGCAGCAACACGGTGACCGTCTTCGCCGTCCACGGCGACCAGCTCGTCCGGCGCGAGGTGATCGGCTCCGGCGGGACCTTCCCGGTCAGTGTGAGCGCGCACGGCGGCCTGGTCTATGTGCTGAACGCGCGTGCGGGAGGGGCGGTGCAGGGCTACGTCCGCGTGGCCGACTTCCTCATCCGCATCCCTGTCTGGAACCGCCCGCTCGGACTCGACCCGACGGCGACTCCCGAGTTCACGCACACGCCGGGTCAGGTCGCGTTCACCCCGGACGGATCGAAGCTGGTCGTCACCACCAAGGGCAACGGCAGCGCCATCGACGTGTTCGCGGTCGATCGGCTGGGCGGTCTCTCCGCGCACCCGGTGACGAACGTCGAGCCGGGGGCCGTGCCGTTCGCGGTGTCGTTCGACGCGGGAGGCCACCTGGTGGTCGCCGAGGCGGGCACGAACGCGGTCGGCACCTTCGCCATCGCGCCGAACGGCGTCGTCACCCCGATCGCGAACGCCGCGACCGGGCAGGCGGCGACGTGCTGGATCGCCCGCGCCGGCTCGGCGTTCTACGCCTCGAACGCCGGAAGCGGGACGCTGTCCGGCTACCTCGACCCGGGAACGGGCGGCCTGACGGCGCTCGGGACGACCGCGGCCGGCGCGGGAACGGTGGACGCGACGGTGACCGGCGACGGCGGCTATCTCTATGTCCAGACCGGTGCGGCAGGAGCGGTCTCCGGGTTCCGGGTCAACCCCGGCGGCGGCCTGACCAGTGTCGGGTCGGTGCTGGTCCCCGGCGCCGTCGGCGGAGAGGGGATCGCGGCGGAGTGA
- a CDS encoding alpha/beta hydrolase codes for MASQRTIVLVHGAFADASGFAGLIGDLEAFGYAVVAPPNPLRSLLTDADTIAKVVGAIDGPVVLAGHSYGGAVITQASAGLSNVEALVYLAAFGLDVGESCVSAQEPFPAPLLATENQPTPYDAVGSPGGPELYVKKERFREVFCGDSSEEAAAVMYATQRPLAVASLTQNATAAGWKNIPSWFVVSDHDNSISPKAEEFYAERMKATTSHVDGSHTAFIPRHAEIAEVIRAAAES; via the coding sequence ATGGCTTCGCAACGCACGATCGTCCTCGTTCACGGTGCCTTCGCCGACGCGTCCGGATTCGCGGGCCTGATCGGCGACCTGGAGGCATTCGGCTACGCGGTGGTCGCACCGCCGAACCCGCTCCGCAGCCTCCTCACCGACGCCGACACGATCGCCAAGGTCGTCGGCGCGATCGACGGGCCGGTCGTGCTCGCCGGCCACTCCTACGGCGGCGCCGTGATCACGCAGGCGTCGGCCGGGCTGAGCAACGTGGAGGCCCTCGTCTACCTGGCCGCCTTCGGCCTCGACGTCGGCGAGAGCTGCGTGAGCGCGCAGGAGCCGTTCCCGGCCCCGCTGCTCGCGACCGAGAACCAGCCGACCCCGTACGACGCGGTCGGCTCGCCCGGCGGCCCGGAGCTCTACGTGAAGAAGGAGCGCTTCCGCGAGGTCTTCTGCGGAGACTCCTCGGAGGAGGCCGCCGCCGTGATGTACGCCACGCAGCGCCCGCTCGCCGTCGCCTCCCTCACCCAGAACGCGACCGCAGCCGGCTGGAAGAACATCCCGAGCTGGTTCGTGGTGTCCGACCACGACAACTCCATCTCGCCGAAGGCCGAGGAGTTCTACGCCGAGCGGATGAAGGCGACGACCTCCCACGTCGACGGCTCGCACACGGCGTTCATCCCGAGGCACGCGGAGATCGCGGAGGTGATCCGCGCCGCGGCGGAGAGCTGA
- a CDS encoding three-helix bundle dimerization domain-containing protein encodes MTSEHDKRTQGAGLQDETVALEHAAERLSDRFPEVPKEEIDQLVEEHYEQYDDAPVRDFVPVLVEHEVRAELDGETGEAE; translated from the coding sequence ATGACGAGCGAACACGACAAGCGCACCCAGGGCGCCGGCCTCCAGGACGAGACCGTGGCTCTCGAGCACGCGGCCGAGCGGCTCAGCGACCGGTTCCCCGAGGTGCCGAAGGAGGAGATCGACCAGCTGGTCGAGGAGCACTACGAGCAGTACGACGACGCGCCCGTGCGCGACTTCGTGCCCGTGCTCGTCGAGCACGAGGTCCGCGCGGAGCTCGACGGCGAGACCGGCGAAGCCGAGTAG